In Nomia melanderi isolate GNS246 chromosome 4, iyNomMela1, whole genome shotgun sequence, the following are encoded in one genomic region:
- the hay gene encoding ATP-dependent DNA helicase hay, which yields MGPPKRFKKDNDRGKWKKRKEDPEEYNEDDSIDDNEADGVPDAAKNDVEKQDETALEDEFGAKDYRSQMILKPDCATRPLWVAPNGHIFLESFSPVYKHAHDFLIAISEPVCRPEHIHEYKLTAYSLYAAVSVGLQTHDIIEYLKRLSKTSIPDGIIEFIKLCTLSYGKVKLVLKHNKYFVESPYPEVLQKLLKDPVIQECRLRKNVEDEKEEIITNVQSKTKIPQFGAKAITNVPAGTTKVPETTNDQVPAETAAVPEDITTFYDKMDKEDEDEEEEQELKTVSFEVNQEKIEVIQKRCIELEHPLLAEYDFRNDTVNPDINIDLKPSAVLRPYQEKSLRKMFGNGRARSGVIVLPCGAGKSLVGVTACCTVRKRALVLCNSGVSVEQWKQQFKMWSTADDSMICRFTSEAKDKPMGCGILITTYSMITHTQKRSWEAEQTMRWLQEQEWGIMVLDEVHTIPAKMFRRVLTIVQSHCKLGLTATLLREDDKIADLNFLIGPKLYEANWLELQKRGFIARVQCAEVWCPMTPEFYREYLGCKMSKKLLLYVMNPNKFRCCQYLIRYHERRGDKTIVFSDNVFALKHYAIKMNKPYIYGPTSQSERIQILQNFKFNTKVNTIFVSKVADTSFDLPEANVLIQISSHGGSRRQEAQRLGRILRAKKGAIAEEYNAFFYTLVSQDTMEMNYSRKRQRFLVNQGYAYKVITKLAGMDEEPDLMYATREEQGHLLQQVLSASDMDADEERIPGEGPRPIVRKAGNLTSMSGADDAVYYEYRKAPGSSTANKHPLFKKFRA from the exons ATGGGTCCACCAAAACGATTCAAAAAAGATAATG ATAGAGGCAAATGGAAAAAACGTAAAGAAGATCCAGAAGAATATAATGAAGATGATTCTATAGACGATAATGAGGCAGATGGTGTGCCAGATGCAGCTAAAAATGATGTTGAAAAACAAGATGAGACAGCATTAGAAGATGAATTCGGTGCAAAAGATTACCGGTCTCAAATGATTTTAAAACCTGATTGTGCAACAAGACCACTATGGGTG gCTCCAAATGGACATATTTTCTTGGAATCCTTTTCACCCGTGTATAAGCATGCACATGATTTCTTAATAGCTATCTCTGAACCTGTATGTCGACCGGAACATATTCATGAG tatAAATTAACTGCTTACTCCTTGTATGCCGCTGTCAGTGTTGGTCTTCAAACACatgatattatagaatatttaaaaagactCAGTAAGACCAGTATCCCTGATGGGATcatagaatttataaaattatgtacattATCATATGGAAAG GTAAAACTAGTGTTAAAgcacaataaatattttgttgaatCTCCGTACCCTGaagtattacaaaaattattgaaagatcCAGTGATTCAAGAATGTAGACTGAGAAAAAACGTAGAAGACGAGAAGGAAGAAATAATTACGAATgttcaaagcaaaacaaaaattccaCAA tttgggGCAAAAGCAATCACTAATGTTCCAGCTGGAACAACTAAAGTACCTGAGACTACCAATGATCAAGTGCCAGCTGAAACTGCTGCAGTTCCAGAAGATATAACTACCTTTTACGATAAAATGGACAAAGAAgatgaagacgaagaagaagagcaAGAATTGAAAACTGTTAGTTTTGAAGTGAACCAG GAAAAAATTGAAGTCATACAGAAAAGATGTATAGAATTGGAGCATCCGTTATTAGCAGAGTACGATTTCCGTAATGATACAGTAAATCCAGACATAAA TATTGACTTAAAACCGTCAGCTGTACTCAGACCTTATCAAGAGAAGAGTTTAAGGAAAATGTTTGGTAATGGACGTGCTAGGTCCGGTGTAATCGTTTTACCTTGCG GTGCTGGTAAAAGTTTAGTGGGAGTTACAGCTTGTTGTACAGTACGAAAACGTGCGTTGGTATTATGCAATTCTGGAGTGTCAGTAGAACAATGGAAACAGCAATTTAAGATGTGGTCCACTGCCGACGACTCAATGATTTGTCGGTTCACGAGCGAAGCTAAGGATAAACCTATGGGCTGTGGAATTTTAATCACAACGTATTCTATGATTACACacactcagaaacgttcttggGAAGCTGAGCAAACCATGCGATGGCTTCAGGAACAAGAATGGGGAATCATGGTTTTGGATG AGGTACACACAATTCCTGCAAAAATGTTCAGAAGGGTCTTAACTATTGTTCAGTCCCATTGCAAATTGGGTTTAACTGCAACTTTATTGCGAGAAGATGATAAAATTGCTGACCTGAATTTCCTTATCGGCCCCAAACTCTATGAAGCTAATTGGTTAGAACTTCAGAAAAGGGGTTTCATCGCGAGAGTGCAGTGTGCGGAAGTTTGGTGTCCTATGACGCCAGAATTTTACAGAGAATATCTTGGTTGTAAAATGAGCAAAAAATTG TTGCTCTACGTGATGAATCCTAACAAATTTCGTTGTTGCCAATATTTGATACGGTATCACGAAAGACGTGGCGACAAAACGATTGTGTTCTCGGATAACGTTTTTGCTTTGAAGCATTAcgctataaaaatgaataaaccaTACATTTATGGTCCTACCAGTCAG AGCGAACGAATACAAATCCtgcaaaatttcaaattcaatacgAAAGTGAACACGATATTCGTGAGTAAAGTGGCAGATACGTCGTTCGACTTACCGGAAGCTAACGTCTTGATTCAAATATCCTCGCATGGTGGTTCTCGACGTCAGGAAGCCCAGCGATTGGGTAGAATTTTAAGAGCTAAGAAAG GGGCGATCGCAGAGGAGTACAATGCTTTCTTCTACACGTTAGTTTCACAAGACACCATGGAAATGAACTATTCGAGAAAACGTCAACGGTTTCTTGTGAATCAAGGATATGCTTATAAAGTTATCACGAAACTTGCAGGGATGGATGAA gaACCAGATCTGATGTACGCGACTCGAGAAGAGCAGGGCCATTTATTGCAACAGGTTCTCTCTGCCAGTGACATGGATGCCGACGAGGAAAGAATACCCGGAGAAGGTCCCAGACCC ATTGTACGCAAGGCCGGTAATCTGACGTCGATGTCTGGCGCTGACGACGCAGTTTATTACGAATACAGAAAAGCCCCTGGCTCGTCCACCGCGAACAAACATCCATTGTTTAAAAAGTTCAGGGCTTAA
- the GlcT gene encoding ceramide glucosyltransferase codes for MNFMIYTLYGFAVFFMIFWSGMWILHVLALIAGRCKLHRKIIQVPTYETPLPGVSIIKPLMGVDPNLYNNLETFFTMEYPRYELLFCVEDDSDPVLMLVRKLIEKYPEVDARLFTGGRNVGVNPKINNMQPAYEAAKHELVLISDSGIKMKEDTLLDMVNYMTDNVALVHQMPFTCDREGFAAAYEKIFFGTVQSRMYLAADLLRINCHTGMSALLRKAPLDEVGGLKTFGVYLAEDFFYAKSLTDRGWRITVSSQPALQNSGHCELHSFQARLRRWAKLRVAMLPTTIVLEPLSECLVLGACASWAASVLLEWDSLVFYLVHILLWFMLDWTLLCVVQNGPLPFNKLEFVCGWLLSEITRPYLFLQAVLDPLIQWRSRVYKLRWGGVAEEVKAKVKY; via the coding sequence ATGAACTTCATGATATATACCCTGTATGGGTTCGCGGTGTTCTTCATGATATTCTGGTCGGGTATGTGGATCCTCCATGTGCTGGCGTTGATAGCCGGTCGATGCAAGCTGCACCGTAAAATCATCCAAGTGCCGACGTACGAGACCCCGTTGCCCGGCGTGTCGATCATCAAACCGTTGATGGGCGTTGATCCGAACCTGTACAACAACCTGGAGACGTTCTTCACGATGGAGTACCCCCGGTACGAGCTGCTGTTCTGCGTGGAGGACGACTCGGACCCGGTGCTGATGCTGGTGCGCAAGCTGATCGAGAAGTACCCGGAGGTGGACGCCAGGCTGTTCACCGGCGGCCGTAACGTGGGCGTGAATCCGAAGATCAACAACATGCAGCCGGCGTACGAGGCGGCGAAACACGAGCTCGTGTTGATAAGCGACAGCGGTATTAAAATGAAAGAGGACACTCTCCTCGACATGGTGAATTACATGACGGACAACGTGGCGCTGGTCCACCAAATGCCGTTCACGTGCGACCGGGAGGGTTTCGCCGCCGCGTACGAGAAGATCTTCTTCGGCACCGTGCAGTCGCGCATGTACCTGGCCGCCGACCTGCTACGGATCAACTGCCACACAGGCATGTCCGCGTTGCTGAGGAAGGCGCCGCTGGACGAGGTGGGCGGACTGAAAACGTTCGGCGTGTACCTGGCCGAGGACTTTTTCTACGCAAAGTCGTTGACCGACCGGGGCTGGCGTATCACGGTCTCCTCGCAGCCGGCGTTGCAGAACAGCGGCCACTGCGAGCTGCATTCCTTCCAGGCGAGGCTACGAAGGTGGGCGAAACTCAGAGTGGCCATGCTGCCCACCACGATCGTGCTGGAGCCGTTGAGCGAGTGCTTAGTGTTAGGTGCCTGTGCTTCCTGGGCGGCCAGCGTACTCCTCGAGTGGGACTCGCTTGTTTTCTATTTGGTACACATACTTTTGTGGTTCATGCTCGACTGGACGCTGCTGTGCGTCGTGCAGAACGGCCCGCTGCCGTTCAACAAATTAGAGTTTGTGTGCGGATGGTTGCTCAGCGAGATCACCAGGCCCTATCTTTTCCTCCAAGCGGTTCTAGATCCCCTGATACAGTGGCGATCCCGCGTTTACAAGCTCAGGTGGGGCGGCGTCGCGGAAGAGGTTAAGGCAAAAGTCAAATATTAA